The DNA segment GTTTCTCGCGCAGCAGGAATTAGGCGATGTCGTCCTGATCGATATCCTGGATGGGGTGCCTCAGGGCAAAGGATTGGATATTCTCCAAGCCGGTCCTATTCTCGGATTCGACAGCAAAGTCTTGGGGACGAACGATTACGCCGATACGAAAGAATCGGACATCGTTCTCATCACCGCCGGATTGGCGCGCAAACCGGGCATGGATCGCCTGGATTTACTCAAGAAGAATGCGGATATCGTCAGCGGCATCGTCGATAACGTCGTCCAACATTCTCCGAATTGCATCATCATCGTCGTCACCAATCCCATCGATGTGATGGTGTATTTGACCTACAAGAAATCCGGCTTCCCCAGCAACCGTGTTTTCGGCCAGGCGGGCATCCTCGATTGCGCACGCTACTCCACTTTCATTTCCATGGAACTCGGCGTTTCGCCCAAGGAAGTCAACGCCATGATCCTGGGCGGCCACGGCGACTCGATGGTGCCGCTTCCGCGCTTCAGCACCGTGGCGGGCATTCCCATCACCGAGCTAAT comes from the Candidatus Omnitrophota bacterium genome and includes:
- the mdh gene encoding malate dehydrogenase, which encodes MQKKITVVGAGNVGATCALFLAQQELGDVVLIDILDGVPQGKGLDILQAGPILGFDSKVLGTNDYADTKESDIVLITAGLARKPGMDRLDLLKKNADIVSGIVDNVVQHSPNCIIIVVTNPIDVMVYLTYKKSGFPSNRVFGQAGILDCARYSTFISMELGVSPKEVNAMILGGHGDSMVPLPRFSTVAGIPITELIPPNRIKEISDRARVGGGEIVKLLGSGSAYYAPAAATVKMVESIVNDSNHVLPCSVFLTGQYGISGVYVGVPAKLGKNGVTDVVELKLDPAEQQALLNSAEIYKKSIAELGI